In the genome of Montipora foliosa isolate CH-2021 chromosome 3, ASM3666993v2, whole genome shotgun sequence, one region contains:
- the LOC137996715 gene encoding uncharacterized protein isoform X1: MLLKGFSIFNAILISATLYLKKFSVNSKHVGIQPSCHLLEISCSCMQSYRLELNVTVKLCADEDAKSACNQKPALEECRKKAYSKVARQKRGTASQDFHCKSGSMSPSLQANSLTEPILKVDAKSPTKVQMEGNDVTFKCLVHSSLPANVTWFYNGKLLMENLSYTMFSYFECNTILQLTRVMHRNEGNYSCVVKTSHGKASAFFHLTVHLEENLYIHSLEMEGGNGHNTAVIGSNVNLTCKSQNSKVENFFQKNGSVIDQNKHYIYYHSADDKLNIRVSVLEIRNVSLEDAGNYTCIAYLAGNYKGLSLHLNVVPPNTVQEGGDTNRPSFPDDATNNRLPLALGVTLGPAIGAVLAMTCIIKQWLLPYLRARFAKDKEADDQSSTTELLVTYDEVNGSCIHRRECHNAEIVKRPPEVDYEARYDVFICYSNKDATWVKELLAELEKRHFACCIDFRDFVPGAAIVDNISQAIYYSRKTIAVLSPDFVNSNWCNHELQQALTRIRSHQVVPIVYRKCAIPLTLRDRTYLDWESCDVKPYFWEHLERALKHPKDEGMELARLSQLVSVT, translated from the exons ATGCTTCTCAAAGGATTTTCGATTTTTAACGCTATTCTAATTTCAGCTACATTGTACTTGAAAAAGTTCTCCGTTAATTCGAAACATGTGGGAATTCAACCGAGCTGTCACCTACTGGAGATTTCATGTTCTTGCATGCAGAGTTACCGTTTGGAACTGAACGTGACTGTGAAACTATGTGCTGATGAGGATGCGAAATCTGCATGTAACCAAAAACCAGCCCTGGAGGAATGTAGGAAAAAAG CTTATTCCAAGGTAGCAAGACAGAAACGAGGCACAGCTTCTCAGGACTTTCATTGCAAAAGTGGAAGCATGTCACCATCTTTGCAAGCTAATTCCTTAACTGAACCCATCCTCAAAGTTGACGCAAAAAGTCCTACGAAGGTACAAATGGAAGGAAACGATGTTACATTCAAATGCCTTGTACACTCCTCTCTTCCTGCAAACGTGACATGGTTTTACAATGGAAAGCTACTGATGGAAAATTTAAGTTACACCATGTTTTCTTACTTTGAATGCAACACCATTTTGCAGCTAACAAGAGTGATGCATAGAAATGAAGGGAATTACAGCTGTGTTGTAAAAACTTCACATGGCAAAGCTAGTGCTTTCTTTCATCTAACTGTTCATC TGGAGGAGAATCTTTACATACATTCACTGGAGATGGAGGGTGGCAATGGACATAATACTGCAGTAATTGGCAGCAACGTTAATCTGACATGCAAAAGCCAGAATTCCAAGGTGGagaatttctttcaaaaaaatggAAGCGTCATAGATCAAAACAAACACTACATTTACTATCATTCTGCCGATGATAAACTCAACATTAGAGTTTCTGTTCTTGAGATAAGAAACGTTAGTTTGGAAGATGCTGGAAactacacatgcattgcatatCTGGCAGGCAATTATAAAGGCCTTAGCCTTCACCTTAATGTTG tCCCACCGAACACTGTGCAGGAAGGAGGAG aCACGAATCGACCAAGTTTCCCTGACGACGCAACTAATAACAGGTTGCCACTTGCACTGGGAGTTACATTAGGCCCTGCAATTGGTGCAGTTTTAGCAATGACGTGCATTATTAAGCAATGGTTATTACCCTACTTGAGAGCCAGATTCGCCAAGGACAAGGAGGCTGACGATCAGTCATCAACTACGGAGTTATTGGTCACATATGATGAGGTGAATGGTTCATGCATACACAGAAGGGAATGCCATAATGCAGAAATAGTGAAGAGACCGCCTGAAGTTG ATTACGAAGCCAGATACGATGTCTTCATTTGTTACAGCAATAAAGATGCCACTTGGGTCAAAGAACTCTTAGCAGAACTAGAAAAACGACATTTTGCATGTTGCATAGATTTCAGGGATTTTGTTCCAGGCGCTGCTATCGTTGACAATATTTCCCAAGCAATTTATTACAGTCGAAAAACTATCGCTGTTCTTTCGCCCGATTTCGTGAATAGCAATTGGTGCAACCATGAACTTCAGCAAGCACTTACTAGAATACGCTCACATCAAGTTGTACCGATTGTGTACAGGAAGTGTGCGATACCTCTTACATTACGAGACAGGACCTACCTTGACTGGGAAAGCTGTGATGTTAAGCCGTATTTCTGGGAACACCTTGAGAGAGCCTTAAAGCATCCCAAAGACGAAGGAATGGAATTAGCCCGACTGAGTCAACTCGTTTCGGTGACGTAA
- the LOC137994478 gene encoding uncharacterized protein — translation MAVVTEVQNAKQPIIAYFGLQTVGNTASIGSNINLTCIIENAELGTFLKFGRPVTEDERITYLFQGSARGLNSSLEIGDVQRNDSGVYSCIAYNAGIIATREFVLKTVPHPNEDSGRVSSAKCLKLLSPE, via the exons ATGGCTGTTGTGACAGAAG ttcaaaatgcAAAGCAGCCCATTATCGCATATTTTGGCCTACAGACAGTTGGCAACACTGCCTCCATCGGAAGCAATATTAATTTGACATGTATCATAGAAAACGCTGAATTGGGAACTTTCCTCAAGTTTGGTCGGCCTGTGACGGAGGATGAACGAATCACTTACCTGTTTCAAGGATCTGCAAGAGGACTGAATAGTTCTCTCGAAATCGGCGACGTTCAGAGGAATGATTCAGGGGTTTATTCATGTATTGCCTACAACGCTGGAATAATAGCCACTAGAGAATTTGTATTAAAAACAG TTCCACATCCAAATGAAGATTCCGGACGTGTCTCCTCGGCAAAATGCCTCAAACTCTTGTCACCAGAGTGA
- the LOC137996715 gene encoding uncharacterized protein isoform X2, giving the protein MQSYRLELNVTVKLCADEDAKSACNQKPALEECRKKAYSKVARQKRGTASQDFHCKSGSMSPSLQANSLTEPILKVDAKSPTKVQMEGNDVTFKCLVHSSLPANVTWFYNGKLLMENLSYTMFSYFECNTILQLTRVMHRNEGNYSCVVKTSHGKASAFFHLTVHLEENLYIHSLEMEGGNGHNTAVIGSNVNLTCKSQNSKVENFFQKNGSVIDQNKHYIYYHSADDKLNIRVSVLEIRNVSLEDAGNYTCIAYLAGNYKGLSLHLNVVPPNTVQEGGDTNRPSFPDDATNNRLPLALGVTLGPAIGAVLAMTCIIKQWLLPYLRARFAKDKEADDQSSTTELLVTYDEVNGSCIHRRECHNAEIVKRPPEVDYEARYDVFICYSNKDATWVKELLAELEKRHFACCIDFRDFVPGAAIVDNISQAIYYSRKTIAVLSPDFVNSNWCNHELQQALTRIRSHQVVPIVYRKCAIPLTLRDRTYLDWESCDVKPYFWEHLERALKHPKDEGMELARLSQLVSVT; this is encoded by the exons ATGCAGAGTTACCGTTTGGAACTGAACGTGACTGTGAAACTATGTGCTGATGAGGATGCGAAATCTGCATGTAACCAAAAACCAGCCCTGGAGGAATGTAGGAAAAAAG CTTATTCCAAGGTAGCAAGACAGAAACGAGGCACAGCTTCTCAGGACTTTCATTGCAAAAGTGGAAGCATGTCACCATCTTTGCAAGCTAATTCCTTAACTGAACCCATCCTCAAAGTTGACGCAAAAAGTCCTACGAAGGTACAAATGGAAGGAAACGATGTTACATTCAAATGCCTTGTACACTCCTCTCTTCCTGCAAACGTGACATGGTTTTACAATGGAAAGCTACTGATGGAAAATTTAAGTTACACCATGTTTTCTTACTTTGAATGCAACACCATTTTGCAGCTAACAAGAGTGATGCATAGAAATGAAGGGAATTACAGCTGTGTTGTAAAAACTTCACATGGCAAAGCTAGTGCTTTCTTTCATCTAACTGTTCATC TGGAGGAGAATCTTTACATACATTCACTGGAGATGGAGGGTGGCAATGGACATAATACTGCAGTAATTGGCAGCAACGTTAATCTGACATGCAAAAGCCAGAATTCCAAGGTGGagaatttctttcaaaaaaatggAAGCGTCATAGATCAAAACAAACACTACATTTACTATCATTCTGCCGATGATAAACTCAACATTAGAGTTTCTGTTCTTGAGATAAGAAACGTTAGTTTGGAAGATGCTGGAAactacacatgcattgcatatCTGGCAGGCAATTATAAAGGCCTTAGCCTTCACCTTAATGTTG tCCCACCGAACACTGTGCAGGAAGGAGGAG aCACGAATCGACCAAGTTTCCCTGACGACGCAACTAATAACAGGTTGCCACTTGCACTGGGAGTTACATTAGGCCCTGCAATTGGTGCAGTTTTAGCAATGACGTGCATTATTAAGCAATGGTTATTACCCTACTTGAGAGCCAGATTCGCCAAGGACAAGGAGGCTGACGATCAGTCATCAACTACGGAGTTATTGGTCACATATGATGAGGTGAATGGTTCATGCATACACAGAAGGGAATGCCATAATGCAGAAATAGTGAAGAGACCGCCTGAAGTTG ATTACGAAGCCAGATACGATGTCTTCATTTGTTACAGCAATAAAGATGCCACTTGGGTCAAAGAACTCTTAGCAGAACTAGAAAAACGACATTTTGCATGTTGCATAGATTTCAGGGATTTTGTTCCAGGCGCTGCTATCGTTGACAATATTTCCCAAGCAATTTATTACAGTCGAAAAACTATCGCTGTTCTTTCGCCCGATTTCGTGAATAGCAATTGGTGCAACCATGAACTTCAGCAAGCACTTACTAGAATACGCTCACATCAAGTTGTACCGATTGTGTACAGGAAGTGTGCGATACCTCTTACATTACGAGACAGGACCTACCTTGACTGGGAAAGCTGTGATGTTAAGCCGTATTTCTGGGAACACCTTGAGAGAGCCTTAAAGCATCCCAAAGACGAAGGAATGGAATTAGCCCGACTGAGTCAACTCGTTTCGGTGACGTAA